GCATAGTTAACTGACGTCGAGTAAAATAATTTGAGCATGGCACATTTCAACTTTCAAGTCTAGCCTAAATTGATCCGTCTTTTAGGCGGAGTTGAACCTAATAAATTGGTGTAACAAtccccctgacaggtgggaaaTGGATATTGGGCCGTATCAACACGAGCCGTCTAGTTGGGTTCTCACATGGAGGATTCCATGCGGCCCACATACCAGCGCCAGTGGCAGGCAACCATCCATCTAGGGCAAACTACCCGGCAGCACAAATCGCAACCGTCAGATGCAGATCCAACTGCAGGCACGCCACCACCCTTCTCTCCCTTTTTAACAAACCAAACCCCACTCCAGGAACACCCCTCTCGTGCGCCGCCGTCTTCAACCTTCGCTTCCTCCAGCGTTCGTCTCGCTACCTCGAGGTACCAAAACCCTTCTCCCCTCCCTTTCCGCCTCGCCTCGTTACGCAGATCCGCGGGTAATTATGCTTTCCCATCTTCAATCTCTTCGCGGCTAGTTATGCTGTTGCATCTTCGATCTGTTCGCGCGCCGATACGCATGGTTTTAGTTCTTCATTTATCAGCCGTATGTATAAATTTCATCTGAATTTACGATGTTTTGGTGTGATCTGGAGGCGAAGGAGGGCAATTCAATGTTTTGTTTCGGCAGATCTTAGAAATCGGCCGCCTGGGGTGTAGATGCATCGCGTGTTTTGTCCCTGAGATCCGATATGGTATTAGACTTTGCAAGACTAGTTTTCCTTCCCTTAGATCAGTCCAGAGTTTTATATTTTCTAGCTACTTATGAATGTCTAGTGAAATAAATTAGACTATTGCATGTTCCTGCGTCAGTGAAGTTGATCACTAGCTTGCCATGCACTGTATAACCGCTTCTATTCTCAAAGGATCGCGAACTTGGATTATTTGTGACTTGCATGTTTGTTTATCTATACCTAGTTGGTTTACAATGCACCGCGGACTTGTGGGAGATTCGTTTGTAGAACTGTATAATTTTGCCTCGGTTACAAATTGTTTACAATGCACCGCAGACTTGTGGGTGTATCTGATTTGTGCAGCATGTCAATTGTTTTGACTCACCGAAAACAAGGTTTCTTCGTAGCAGGATTTAGAGTTGTTTGGTGTTACTTTCTTTTCTTACCATTGCTCTTAATATCCTTTTGCAGTTTCGTTGTTTATTGCTCATTGATCAGCTGATACCATGATTTGGTTTTGTGGCTAGTTCTTATGCCATTCTCTTCTGTGCCTATAGATCACCTGTGACATTTTTTGAGGCGCGATGGCGGCATCCTTCTCCAATGTTAACTCTGAGGCAGGCCTGAAGAAGCTCAATGATTACCTGCTCTCCCGCAGCTACATCAGTGGGTATGTGTTTCATGCCACCCTGTTTACCGAATGGCTGTATTTGTTGCAACGTCTTACCCTGTAATAAGTTTATTGTAGATACCAAGCTTCCAAGGATGACATGGGTGTGTATTCTGCATTTTCGGTGGCTCCTCCCTCGAAGTACACCAATGTTGTAAGATGGTACAATCACATTGATGCACTTCTAAAGCTGAGGTATGCACTCAAGCTAATTTTAATTCAGAACAGCCTTTTTTTATTCCCACTTGTCACATGAAAGTAATGTGAATTATGCATTATGATCTATTTATGATCAGCGGAGTTACTGCACCTGGTCAAGGTGTCAAGGTCGAGTCATCAGTTGTGCCTGAAGTCTCAACTCCTGACGTCTCTGAGGTAAAGGTCACAATCATTACTTCCTATTTTGGATACTGTTGTAATTTCTGTATACTCATAGTTGTGATGTTGGCTGAATTTGTTCTTGTGGCCAGATATTATTTcacttttttgttgtttaatGTCTTGAATTATCACAAATATAACAGCGTATCTCTTGTTATTCCAGGCCCCTGcagctgatgatgatgatgatgacgatgtTGACCTTTTTGGTGAGGAGActgaagaggagaagaaggcagCTGAGGAACGTGCTGCCAAAGTTAAGGCTTCTGGCAAGAAGAAAGAATGTATGTTATACTGCACTCTTCGCTTTCTCTGATTTGTTGCTCTCCGTTTATAACGCTTAGTCCTAATACTGTGTTGTTGAAGCTATTGTTTCGTgctttcaaatttcaaaattctGTATGATTACTAACTCGTACTTTCTTTTGGGTTTGTCTCATTTTGTTTGACATAGCATCTACATTTGTTTGTCCTAATGTGCTATTGTTGAAGCTATTGTTTTGTGCTCTCAAACTTGGAACTCAGTATGTGTACTAACTTGGTCCTTTTTGTTTCTGTCAGCTGGGAAGTCCTCAGTTTTGCTTGATGTCAAACCGTGGGATGATGAGACCGACATGGCCAAGCTCGAGGAAGCTGTGAGGAGCGTCAAGATGGAGGGCCTACTCTGGGGTGCCTGTATGTCACTACGCTCTTTAGATGTTTTGTACCAGTGAAGTTTTGCTTTacatctgttttcttcttgcttatttacttgtttttgttctaacatttaatatttttcatccTGCGCAGCCAAGCTCATGCCAGTTGGATATGGCATCAAAAAACTGCAAATCATGATGACAATTATTGATGACCTTGTCTCTGTTGACACTCTTATTGAGGACCACCTTTGCGTCGAGCCAGCAAATGAGTACATTCAGAGCTGTGATATCGTTGCCTTCAACAAAATCTGTAAGTTGCTTTGCCTTGCGTGGCTGCTCCTTTAATTTTTTGCTCTATCTATAGTTTGTTTATATTCGGGTTATGATATGACTAGTAGCTGTCTTCTGTCCATTTCCTATATACcatcctgtttttttttgttgcaataAAGAAAACAAGTTCTTGTTCGTTGTTAAATATACATTTGCACATTTATCATGCTGGCTTCAGACTAACTTTGATGAACCTGTTATATTGCAGAAATGTTCCGGAAGTAAGCAATGACAGTCGATGGACTATGCAGTGGCATAATATATCAATAGTTTTTTTCCCGTTGCTATGATCATCCTGGTATTGGCTAAGCAGTTCCATGTCATGTTTTTGGAATTTAGGTCGAGTTGAGATTGTAGTGGTACTGTTACTACCATATGTGCACTTTGTACAAGACGATCTCTGTTGCTATTTATTTGTGTCTCCCGTTTTGCTGGTATCCCATGTTGCAACCAATCTGTTTCCGTCGTGTGGAGCGCCTGGTTTCCCTGGCTCTCCTCACCAACCCTCTCCTCTGCCCCTGAATCTGCATAATCTTTTGTACTCAGATGGCGGTTTTTGCCCGCCGCTCTATTTTTGTCTTCTCTCGTTTGCTGCTGATCTGAACATCAGGGAGATTATTGTTGCCTTCTGATTGCTTGGTGCAGGAGGCCATTTTTGTTCACGGACGACGGGAAGATAGGCATGTTTGGATGTTTGATTTTATCTCCGGATCACATTTGTTTTGTGTACCGGATAAAGCTTCCCGTTCCTTGAAAAAGAGCTACCCGCCCAATTTATGTCGGATCTCTCCCCTAGCCCAAATGTCAAACTTCCAGTTCCAGGTTGTTTTTGGCGAGCTTTTGTGGGCCGCTAGCAAGCTGCTTTTCGTCGAGCTTTGTGGGCTGGACGGAAGATTCAGTTTTCCCTGAAACCTGGAAACCAGCAAAGCTTGCTTGGATTGTTGTATTTTCTATTTCAAACAGGGCCAAAGTAGGCAATGCTGGGACACGGTGGAGATAATCCAGAAGACGCGACAATCTCACCTTAACTATCTGCTCACGTTCTctcaaaaaactaaaaaaaactatctgCTCACGGGCATCAATGATCTACAAGTCTTGTGATCAAGGAATAGGTAAAAAAACCAAGTGCCCAGTGCTGCAAATAAAACCTGACCGTGCCACCGCTGGACCTTGTGCTACCGATTCCCAAACAAGAGATCCCGATCTCGATCGTCGGAGAGCATCTGAAACGATCCACCGCAGATACGCCGGATCGCCATCCGTCCGTCGATCAGACGAGTTGACCAGCCGCACCGCGATAGATAGCACGCACGGACGCTCGGGGGCTGATAGCTAGATACGCGAAAAGCGACACGGGGTTCAGGGGGACCACATCGCggcagcagcttctcggtGCTTCCAACCTTCTTCTAGAGCAATCCTATTTTATGCGGGGATCCATGCAGCCACCCCGATCCGCCAATGGCGAATCATGAGTGCCCCTTTGCCACGCCCTGTCCAGACATTCTCGCCCAGCCAGGCGGAAAAAAATACTCCTGCCTGATAAAAATATCAGATGATAAGCAAACTATATACGTATATTGCTCTGTCAGGTCAGGCCAGGCTCCTGGTTTAACTCATCTCGTTCTCTCCTGTGCGTGCGTGGTGGATCCCTAGGACCCTTCCTTAACTAACTAGCCAAGAGTCAAAGACCACCAGATGTGTCGAGACAGATTGAAAGAGTACTGTATTTTGCGTATTGCTTGTAAGGCTAGCCGTGTGCGTACGTGAAAGTCACAGCGTGGTTAATGTTGATTCGTCTGATGGAAATGTggaaatattttatttagtAATCTTGGTTCAAGTACTACgataaaagaaaatgataATTTAGTATTGTGCTTACGCAGATGAAGGGCATCTTAATAAAATCGAAGGAAATATGGAGGATATTTGTACGATTTTAGCCCATAGGAAATTTTCTACAGAGACTCTTTGTTTCAAGGGAATTGATCTTTCAAAATTCCCATGGATTGCTTTCCTATGCTCCaatttcataggaattttAGCAAGAGGTCTAACCTAGGACAAACCTAGAAGTCTTAGAAGTACAAACCTAGAAGCACTTATTTGCGAACAAACTTTAATATctttgacttaagacaaacCTAGGAGTACATTTATTTGCGGACGAAGGGGATAAACAAAACCTCACAATGACTGTTTTTTGAAGTACAACTGaattgtcttctttttttcatcgATTTAGCTTTTGGGTAAACTATCTCAGAGCCAAGAGGTCTCGAGTTCGAGACCCGGCTGGCGCAAGGAGCCCACTTTCGATCCACATTTAGACTTGTGAGAGCCACACATAAGTGAATTAATTGCTCTCCTTTCCTCATTAGGTTGAGCTCTTGAGTTGGGGGGAAACAAAAAGGAATGAGTGAGTATATTGACctcatgcatgatgcaaaatGCAAATGCAGTGAACTCATATTCAAGGGCACATCGGCCTTTGCCAAAGGTGCACAGTGTTGCTTGGCACCCACTCATGTGTACCTTTTTTTCCAGACTTGGGCACAAACACACACGGATGTGCCGGCCGAGAAGCTGCTGCCTCTGATCCAAATGCCGATGGAGATGATTTGGGATCGATGCACCCCCAGCTCCACGCTGGGACTTTCCATTCTCGGCTTTTACCTTGTTCCGAGAACCCTAGTTGAAGTACCGTTTCTGCACACTCGATCATGGGGCACTTCATCACACCATGTTCTTGAAATTGACCACCACACATTGATTAAACATTAAACAAGAACATGAACTAAGGTTCACTTCACTGATTAATTACTGAATCTTCTTGTATCGATCCCACAGTATGACAAGGAATTATATAGGAGGAGTATATGTGGAACATATATGAATATATATCTCGCGTCTGAGAGGAAGGAGTAGGGGAAGCAAGACGAACTAAGCTGGAAATTAATTTCTCCTATGAACAGCAGCTAGCTCAGATTAATCTTGTTCTTCGCTGATGTTTGAGCTTCATTCAGCGGTACACCCTCCTGGTGCATTCCGGCCATCATCCTCATTCGCCATTCAACTCGATCAGCAGTCAACATGTAGGGTTTATTATGCATGGCACCCATGTCCCTATCACATACACGCTTAATTATCTGCAAACAAACCACACCGTTGAGCTTCTGGGTGAACTGTCGGTGCATGGAGTCCAATGTACTACTAACACGTAGGGTATGCACATGACTTCCGTAGCTTACCTTCTCCAAATCATAATGATCTTGACCTTGTACCTGATCTCTCGCTACACCTCAAGGACAATGACtgcaagaaaaagaacaatatCAATTACACGCGTCTCAGCTCATGCCCTACTGTCCTACTGCTGAAAGAACTTGTGCAACTTTCCTTGCATGGTACTATGAGTCGTTTGAATGTTAATGCAACTTACAATCTGAATCTGTTTTGTCCCACTTGAAGATATCATCCTCTCCGTTGtcatcctcatcctcgtcGGGGAAACGATCCATCCGGATCTTCCCCATCGGCTTGTCCTCCAGGTAGTACTTCCTCGACGATGATGCCGCGTTGCTCGGCCTCGCgctcatcttcttctgaagCATCGTCTTGAACAACTACACATACGACAAATAATATGCAGCAAAAAGACAAGTTAATTTGCATGATATCGACCACAAATATGACACGGTTAAACTGCAATTATATACAGAATGGCGACACTGAGATCCTGATAACTGGACATAAACAGTTCATTCGGCATCCATCATTTGGGCCATTTTAAAAATCAACTTGTTTGGATGGCACGGAATTGGATATAGGAATTCAGTTTGGAATGACGCTATAACTAACCACGGTTCATCTTTAGTAGCCATCATTGATATATAATTGTCTCTAATTCTACAAATCCAtatggtagacaaacatgatttttgaatttggatttcaaattcaaccaaacgGAAtcctaccaaatgaaatgaaatgagtGGTACCAAATGAGCTGTAACATCAATTACCTTCTCCAACCTAGTCTCGACCGGATCCTTGAGAGTCGGGGCCGGCGCAAAGCCTCCGCGGCAGGCGAACATCTTCTTGAGCAGGAACTTGAAGCTCTTCTGCTtgatggcgccggcgccggcgttggTGCCGACGAGGAGCTCCCTGGCCTTGGTGAGAATGATCTGCGTGTCGGGCGAGAACTCGCCGttctggccgccgccgccctgcagCCTGAGCGAGAGGCTGCGGTCCACCTCGAGGCTGGAGGGGCAGTTGAGGAACCTGTCGAGCGGCAGCTGGTTAgggtcttcgtctccggcgccggcggtggagccTGCGGTGGAGCCGCGGGCGCTGGACTTGGACTTGGCGCGCCGGAGCAGCTTGTTCAGCGCCTcctgcagcttcttcacctcaTCGATCGTGAAGTCTGGAACCTGATCCGGCATCGCCGGTGGCGGTTCCGGCTCGTTGCCGAGCGTGCCGATGGAGAGCAGGCTCCAGTCAtttccggcgccggcgccattgATCTCCTCGCGGCAGCTCTCTGGCCGGACCGGAGCATCTATATACGTCAAATGATCaagaccatgcatgcattgcacgCGTACACGTAAGTCAGCTGATTAGAGCTGAAACTGTATATACACGGGAATGAACGAAAAGGGGATCACTCACCGCGACTCGagcccacggcggcggcggcgggcggccgcTTCTTCTCTTGCTTGGCGTTGAGGCGATTTTGCACCCAGTTAATGATCTACAAAACGAGACAGGCAGCGTCAGCTATACATTACTCCGGAAACTACTGAAGAACACACACGAAACACGATCGTGGAAGATGGCGAAGAATTAACAAAATATGCAGAGACGAAGATCGAGCTTATACGTACCCCCATCAACCCTTTCTCCAAGCACTGACCGCTGGCTTCTCTTTAGAACACGGCTTAATCAGACCCCGCAAAACTTGCGCAATGCCACGAGCTAGAAAaggcgaagaagaagctgtTGTCAGTTTCAGGTTTTTGCAGGTGCCCTGATCTGCAGGCTG
This is a stretch of genomic DNA from Brachypodium distachyon strain Bd21 chromosome 1, Brachypodium_distachyon_v3.0, whole genome shotgun sequence. It encodes these proteins:
- the LOC100829465 gene encoding elongation factor 1-delta 1, with the protein product MAASFSNVNSEAGLKKLNDYLLSRSYISGYQASKDDMGVYSAFSVAPPSKYTNVVRWYNHIDALLKLSGVTAPGQGVKVESSVVPEVSTPDVSEAPAADDDDDDDVDLFGEETEEEKKAAEERAAKVKASGKKKESGKSSVLLDVKPWDDETDMAKLEEAVRSVKMEGLLWGASKLMPVGYGIKKLQIMMTIIDDLVSVDTLIEDHLCVEPANEYIQSCDIVAFNKI
- the LOC100842803 gene encoding uncharacterized protein LOC100842803, which encodes MGIINWVQNRLNAKQEKKRPPAAAAVGSSRDAPVRPESCREEINGAGAGNDWSLLSIGTLGNEPEPPPAMPDQVPDFTIDEVKKLQEALNKLLRRAKSKSSARGSTAGSTAGAGDEDPNQLPLDRFLNCPSSLEVDRSLSLRLQGGGGQNGEFSPDTQIILTKARELLVGTNAGAGAIKQKSFKFLLKKMFACRGGFAPAPTLKDPVETRLEKLFKTMLQKKMSARPSNAASSSRKYYLEDKPMGKIRMDRFPDEDEDDNGEDDIFKWDKTDSDFIVLEV